The genomic window acgcgtacgcgtgggtgctcttgcgccccaggcacaaaactggcacaactctggcacaactcttgggaaaatagctgggcatttggtgcagcgcatcgacgcgcccgcgcacaccacgcgcacgtgtggatagtgccttcttgaagaacaaCGCGtatgcgccaagtgcgcctacgcgtggaggtTCATTcggctaaaaattttctaagttaaaagctgcagaatttacagagatgaatgaaatactcaccaccaaacttagatataattgtagaggatgagaagagcaatgcgtggccgcaaacggctcgtcaatcggagctccgtagctcaagttatggtggtttgaagatcaaagagagttaggttttctctcttctcttctctcttctcaaatcagcgccccaatccttctttttagggtaaaatgagctgaaatgctcacaactaatgtttatatatgttgggtcttgggcccacttaggcccggttcacttatttttgcccattggcccaattttgggccaaaacctttaatattagcgctctaaatcgcactttaaatatttctaccttccctaattataattcctcatttcttaatcttatttacccataatcaatttcctcagttgtagtaccagacagatctcagccggtactgccggtcaaaattccactgcgcacttttacgcagaaaactatattttccgactcggaaaaattcactgaatccaaatatcatatttaaattatcaaattccaattgccaaatcttccaaccatattcgctcctatttaatttattatttattaaatttcggttagaccgggtattacatcaGAGACCCTCCTCTTCACGCTACCTTATTGCCGCCATAGCCAACCCTCTTCACCTCTTTCTGCGTCGTAGAACCACCACTGTCGTTGCCTGATCCCTGCCGTTGTTATATTTACCTCTTCCCTAATTTTCTTTTGCTTTGTTCTTCATTACAGGTTCATGAACCAACTCATTTTTTGCAGGTTCCGATGGTGTCTCCCCGCAGGTAGAGCATCAGGCATTCACCCCCGAAGATGACGACACCATAATCAGAGCTCACGCTCGGTTCGCGGATGAGACATTTTCCAGCGAGTCGCGGCAGCGGAGAGTGATTAATAGCGCGATTGCACTGCCGAGGGATTCGGAGtagaggaagaaagaaagagaaggatcGAAGAAAGAGCAGAATTCGTCGAAGAAGGCGATGCAGTCGTCGATGACGGGGTTGATGTCAGGGATGTGGGCGATGAGACCATCGGATAAGCCGTGGCCCTGATGGTCAATGGCGCAGGTGGCGAATCCAGCCTTAGCGAAGTAGATGGCGGTGAGCTGGAGGAACAGTTGGATTCGCCGATAAATCCGTGAACGAGGGCGAGGATTCCGGTGACAGTTGCGAGGGGTAGCGGGAGTCACCATTGAGTGAAGAGTTTGAGGGGTGGTGTTGGATGAAGGAGGTGGTGgtgggatttgagattagaaaggaaAAGAGGGGTGGTGGCAGGGAAAGAGGGGTGGTGGCAGGGTGAAGAAGGTTAGGGTTAGAAAGGTGATTGGATGAAGAAGGTGGTGTGGTAGTAAAGATAAAAGTAATTTAAGTATTTTAGGTAATTTTGTAgtgtttgaataattttattgtgtgaaacccatattttatggatacaaatgataatttcttttttttataggtAGATATATtagcattttcaatttttatcggtacaaatggtagtttactcttatTTGAAAGATGAAAAGTAAGATGGAAAGTATATGTTGAGAAAGGGGTACTTAATCCGCAACATGAAGATTCGGAAATCACAACTACCTCCTTTGACTTCACTCACTATAGATCTTGACATGCAATAAAATAAGACAAATTGATGAGCCACATCTCCAATGCAAATTAGAAGCTCCCATAGCTTATCTATCTCCCTAAGCTCCTAAGAAAACTCTATAAATAGCATGCATGATGTTCTCACTTTCCTCACTTCAATCGCAACCTGAAAAGCTAAGAAATGTCTTCTATGCACTCATCACTAATACTTCTTCTAATGGTTGGAGTGGTGGCTCTaaccaccaccactccaacaCTTGTGTTGGGTAATTACTACGAGCCACCACCAATTGAGAACCCACCCACCTATGAACCACCACCAATCTATAAGCCTCCAATCTGGCCTCCACCGTTCCACAATAAGCCTCCCTTTTATCCACCTCCTCATCATGAGAAGCCACCACCAGAACACGAGCCACCTCCTTATGAGAAACCACCACCAGAACACGAGCCACCACCTTATGAGGAACCACCTCACGAGAAGCCACCACCGGAACACGAGCCACCTTATGAGAAGCCACCACCGGAACACAAGCCACCTTATGAGAAGCCACCACCGGAACACGAGCCACCTTATGAGAAGCCACCACCAGAACACGAGCCGCCTTATGAGAAGCCACCACCAGAACACGAGCCACCTTATTATGAGCCACCTTATGAAAAACCACCGCATGAGAAGCCACCACATCATGAGAAGCCACCACATCATGAAAAACCACCTCACCATGAGAAGCCACCCCACCATGAGAAACCACCATACGAGAAGCCACCCCACGAAAAGCCTCCACCGGAATACCAGCCATCACCACCTTATGTGAAACCACCACCAGNNNNNNNNNNNNNNNNNNNNNNNNNNNNNNNNNNNNNNNNNNNNNNNNNNNNNNNNNNNNNNNNNNNNNNNNNNNNNNNNNNNNNNNNNNNNNNNNNNNNNNNNNNNNNNNNNNNNNNNNNNNNNNCACCGCCGGTGTATGAACCACCCTACGTGAAGCCACCACCATGGTACAAACCTCCGTTTGAGAAGCCACCGCCATTATACAAACCTCCGTTTGAGAAGCCTCCACCATTGTACAAACCCCCGTTTGAGAAGCCACCATCATGGGAGAAGCCACCCAGCTACAACAGTCCCCCATCTCCACCACCTTATGGCCACTATCCAACATCCAAAAATTGATGGCTTAGCCTATCATTTTTGGTCCAGTGAATGTATGGGAGCAATCCTTTCTTCGAGTTTCGTGATTACCAAGCTGCTCCTTTTGAATGAAGATCGATGTGAAGTACAAAGTGGAATGTTAGTTGTTGTTGACAAATAAAGAAATAATCTATCTTGTATGCCATCTTTGTATTGATTACATTACGTACTTAGCTTGCTTTAATTTCATGCATTTTCCACTTCAGCAAATGTTGTAACTTGTAAACTTGTCCGCTTCCAATAAACATGTCTTAGTGCTTATTATATTATATCTCTTCTCTCATTACATTTCCAATTTCAGATAGACCAATAAATAAAAGTCGAATGATGCGTTGCTATAAGAGCTCAATTAGAGATCATTTTCTTTTTCTACCAATATTagtctattttttaatttttaatttttaatttcccATTCTTAACTTGTATTTTTGttcgtttaaaattttttattataactgTAAAGAATATAATTAtcattatttatgtattttttttatcaatttaaactttttgaaaacgTTATTTTCTTTCATAATAATATCAACACCGATGACTAAAAAATTTAGACATTGATCTTTATTATTTCAAAAGAAATATAGTAAAGACAATCTAAAAAAAAACTATGCATAATTGTGCTCCAAATATGaagaattaatttttaattagttaatactcattattctttaaattttttaaattcagattataaaaaaattagaatatatATAATTCCTAGTGCCCTGCGTGCCaagcaattaaaataatttcttatTTGTTTGTGCCAATAATTCTCACATCATTCGATCAATTGAAATCTAACAAAATTTTGGAAGGCAAAACTTTTTTTTGTTGTAGTTTATATATATGGTGCGCATTATCATGACCAACTACAGAAAGTTTTTTAATGCTAAACACAAGTTTATCATGCATCGTTGACTTAAAGTTCATATAATTAACAACTAATAGGCTAGTAGATTGACACGTACAATACAAGTGCACAGGTTTAACATGGGTTATAGATGTAAAGTTTCTTTATGTAATTAATATTCACAAACTTCACAACACAGATATGCTACATCTTTAATATGTTTGTAGACGTTTGACCatagagaagaaaaaaagaaagaaaaaagagaaaagtgaTATGAATGGAGGATGACATGATCAAGGGTTATGACATATTTGAAAATCATACATGGCTTGAAATCAAAGTAAAACTAACTATTTGTTAGCTAGTCACATGTTAATCAACATGTTAGTAAAATAATAAGCTAAGCCTATCTATTATGGCAACTCTTTATGCAAGCATTTCATTCTGAATATACTCACAacttattcaaaagaaaatgaagaaaaagaaataagagTAGTACTTAATAAAGTAGAGAACTTagtattaatatttataattttggaTCGAATAGCGTATAACCTTATATGTAGATTTTCATCACTCACATTATTTTCGGAAGCCCTTGAGGATAAGATGGAATTGCTGTTATTAGAGTAGGTCAATATAACAATCCAccgccaatgagttataactcaaatagcatagtctttttattctcatttaagaAGTTACGGGTTTGAATCTCCTTATCTTCAAACAATCACGTATGGACATTCCAATCAAAAAAATTATCATGTTTTCAATATTGTAAGATagcatttgttttgaggtattgtgACAGAGACCGAAAGACTGAGACACAATATTATGTTTGTTggctcagagactggtactaaaatttctgtttctgtccccaaaatttcagtattttagtacctCCAAAAAATAGGGATACAGGAGACTGAAAATTTTAGAgacggagactgaaactttaataatattttatacctaaaataccctcatttcaattaattaatttaattttatcctttgtgcaaattaaattaaaattttattcttgtttcaatttctgtctctcactttccaccaaacaaaatactaaaatttattttaatctctATCTTTTAGTCTTTGTCTCTCAATTTTAGTCTTTCAGTCTCTATCTTTCTACCAAATACTACCTAATAATCTcataatcaaaaaaataaaaatcttagaaaattaatttttcgATTAGTCAACATAAGCTTTTTTTTCCACTATTATTCTTGAATTACTTCTTTAACCCTTACActtcaaaagttttaaaatttaagtttaaaatttagaattgaaaaattAGAGTTTAatgtttaaaacttaaaggtcTAGTACCACGATGGCTGACAAGTGGCTAGAAAACAATGACTGTGACAACGAGAAATAAATTAATGTTGTGGTAGTATCaagaacaaaaatattatttatacattaaaattagttattaaaattagttattaatgtatttgtgtataaatatatgtgtaatttaatttatttttaatgtgtatttatattctaatatgtATTTATACTTATAGCTAACTTTAATGGCTAATTTTGGTGTATATATAGCTAGCATCACTCTATTAAGAATAGtaggaaaaaaatttgaaaagaaaaactaTAAATATAAAGATTAAAAAACTTCAAAATAGTTTGCTAATTAGCTATAATTATCTCTGGTTAGAAAAATTCATTATTTCATTCACGTAATCTTATTATTGTGAATGCTATCATGTGCGGGACTCAAGTATTTCACCTCTCCAATTTATAGGGTTTGTCTTTTATGAAAGTCTAAGCAAGCAACGCAAAGAATggacctttttttcttattttgtacAGAATGAGATGCATCTAacttaattttattgctttataaTAAGATTCGTATACTgaatttcactttttattttttaaatgtatATAAAAATGATAAATGTGAAGTTAACGAAAATCTATGATGCATAGACACGACACGGACATGGGACACGATACGACACGGGACACGTCGACatacgaattttaaaatcttacatgatacgggacacgcatacatataaaatataaagtattttttagataaatcgtaatgatattttgatattttattaatattaaaatataaattaaaatttctaattatttttaatgtcttattttaattatatcaagtatttaaaatattttttgttttaataaataataatatatgctatatctaaatttattttaaaaatatatgttaagaataagacagtACACGcagacacgtgatggtatttaggtgtgttcagGTGTGTCcggagaaaatttttttattttttatttttaagaaacgGTCGGACACAACAGACACGCGTGTCAAACGAGTGttggtgagtgtcgtgtccgaaatatATCCGACACGCAGACACGACAATTCAACGAAGTGTTCGTACTTCATAAatgaaaatgataaattttttatattaaaataattaaaaagatttgaatttaaatttaaaatattttaaataataactttattataaatatttaataaagaataatttaaaaataaaaaattgtaaacCATAACATTTTCAATGGTATTATATATAGTCAACTAATACCATCTAAATAGTGATAAATTATAtcgattttatatatattatctaAATTTTTACATATAAGGAATGTTGTGACTCAAATAACTTTATACACTACATTCTGAAATCTGCTCAATTTGCCAAACGAACCAAATGTTGAGTACATCCGAAATCAATGCATTCAAATTTTTATGTTCGAAATATATgcttaattattttgtatttatggTTTTAAAGagataaatatttcaaaaattatgcatatgataaataaaatatattttatttatatataaaaaagcgTACATATTATTACCAACCTCACTAATAAATTTTTCCACTAAATACTTGATATTGTAGTTTTCTCCACATCTTTATTGATGTTGAAGAGACTACCATTgagaacaaaaaattaaattaaattagtgtTTTATAACTGACTAAACTAAATTAAACCACGTTTGACGATTTCATTATATTCTTAAAGAAaggtaatataaaataatttttcagaAAAAAATTGAGTGACTCTTGGAGGTATAAACTAAACTATGTGCCATATTTTCAACAACCTTTTAACAGATGTTACGGAGTGAAAAAATCACACCTACTACCAACATATCTAGACTTCTTTCAGAGGCGgaagaattctcttttcttttatcgATCTTCTAGACCGATACGTTAACTTCAAATCTCATTAGACTTTATTATTGATAgtacaaaatattatttatacttaATTGATTATGCCAGtcgtttgactttttttttttgttagaattttatcatttttattttttttaatcgtTAGTAGAAATTCAATCTAAAATAGAGAGAAACAACCAAGGATTAGAGCTGGTAATGAAACGGAATAGGAACGAATTTTTGTTTTATCCGATTCTGACGCATTTCTAATAGATATTCTTTATTGCCGCTACGGGCTCCAGAATCTTGGGGGGCTGACGGGTTGAACCGTCAGGTGTCCATccatagtcaattaaaaattacAAGTAGAACGGCGTGTGGAAGCTGCGTTGGTAGCGGACGGTTTTTACAGCAGGAAGGACTGAGCGGAAAGGACTACCGCCTCATCCTGTTCCTGATTTGTAAACTCGCATTTATAAGAATCACTTACCTCGGCGAAATCCGCTCTTAACTCAACGGGACTGACGGGGCTCGAACCCGCAGCTTCCGGGCCCTCTGTAATAAGAATGTCAAGGAGATGATACGACTTCCATTGGAGACCAAATTGGAGACTGTGGAGACCGCTCTATGACTCTAcgtatctttcaatttcattgtttctttttttgatatttttaattgcaaattttaattcaagcaattatagtttaggtattaatataattttttattctcaatttagtgatccttattatttatttgtttatctttcattctattttattatatgtaatttttaatttttttatttgaataattaatgtgaacttttatttttttgaatttagattaatatattttttgataGTAATGTATGTTATTTTTGTCCCCCCCAAACATAAATTTTTTGGGTCTGTCACTGATTATCCGCCTTGAGCGGGTAAGGACGGGATGGATACCCACATATTGGGATAGGGTTACCATCCCTACAAAGAACTCGTGATCTATTTTCTCCGATACTTCTATTAAAAACGGACCAATCAGTATTAATTAAGGTTTTAAAAATCGAACCGATCACGAACCGTTCTAGTTATTGGTTTATTGGTTTACTGGTTCAACCAAATCAATCGtagttcaaccgaaaaaaccgttttataataaaataataaacaaaatataaataaacacatcaAAATATAGTTATAATCTAATATAAAccttaaaatatcatccaaattaaTACTACATTCATACCTAAAGATTACTAGCAACCTAATAacaacaaagatgaaaacaagGACCATCTCAATTGCAAGAATCACAACAATTTAACGAATTAATAAGTACAAAATCTAAATAGAAAATTTAGCAAtgcaataacaaaaaataaagacaatTTCAATATCAAGAatcacaataacaacaacaatttagcaaattaatAATTTGAGAAGAGCAAAGCAACCCAATAATCTCAATTGAAAGAATCGCAACAACTATTTAACGAATTAACAAGTACAAACTCATAAGTTCACAAGAACCCACGACAAATCactccaacccaataatctcataagtcaaaattattcaataataatTCAACCTAGTAACAAATTACAATAACAAAATTCACAAATTAACTACCAATAATTATTCATAATTATTCAACAATCCTTCAACAAAGTTCACATTTCAGTTCACAGTtcacagaaaaaaaaaatgtaaatcatAGGCATAACTCTCAGTTCACGGTT from Arachis ipaensis cultivar K30076 chromosome B09, Araip1.1, whole genome shotgun sequence includes these protein-coding regions:
- the LOC107618498 gene encoding early nodulin-75 (The sequence of the model RefSeq protein was modified relative to this genomic sequence to represent the inferred CDS: added 156 bases not found in genome assembly); this encodes MSSMHSSLILLLMVGVVALTTTTPTLVLGNYYEPPPIENPPTYEPPPIYKPPIWPPPFHNKPPFYPPPHHEKPPPEHEPPPYEKPPPEHEPPPYEEPPHEKPPPEHEPPYEKPPPEHKPPYEKPPPEHEPPYEKPPPEHEPPYEKPPPEHEPPYYEPPYEKPPHEKPPHHEKPPHHEKPPHHEKPPHHEKPPYEKPPHEKPPPEYQPSPPYVKPPPVYEPPNVKPPPVYEPPYVKPPPVYEPPYVKPPPVYEPPYVKPPPVNEPPYVKPPPVYEPPYVKPPPWYKPPFEKPPPLYKPPFEKPPPLYKPPFEKPPSWEKPPSYNSPPSPPPYGHYPTSKN